A part of Yoonia rosea genomic DNA contains:
- a CDS encoding flavin reductase family protein codes for MFYEPKNGHDLPHNPFNAIVSPRPIGWIATRGADGQDNLAPYSFFNAVAYVPPQVMFASTSSKPDRDGTKDSVANIRDTGVFAVNVVEYAARDVMNQTSGSWDRETDEFALAGIDKGECETINCPRVLNAPATLECKLTQIIQLPGEANFAVFGEVTGVHIRDNCLVDGKFDVTTFQPLTRLGYRDYSAIREVFSLQRPGE; via the coding sequence ATGTTCTACGAACCTAAAAATGGCCACGACCTGCCGCATAATCCGTTCAACGCCATTGTATCACCACGCCCGATCGGGTGGATTGCAACGCGCGGTGCAGATGGCCAAGACAATCTTGCGCCTTATTCCTTCTTCAACGCCGTGGCCTATGTGCCGCCTCAGGTCATGTTTGCCTCAACCAGCAGCAAACCCGACCGCGATGGCACCAAAGATTCCGTAGCCAACATCCGCGACACAGGCGTCTTTGCGGTGAATGTCGTCGAATATGCCGCGCGCGATGTGATGAACCAGACATCCGGGTCTTGGGACCGTGAGACTGATGAGTTCGCCCTTGCAGGCATCGACAAGGGCGAATGCGAAACGATTAATTGCCCCCGCGTCCTGAACGCCCCTGCGACACTGGAATGCAAGCTGACCCAGATCATACAATTGCCGGGCGAGGCCAATTTCGCGGTCTTCGGCGAGGTCACAGGCGTGCATATCCGCGACAACTGCCTGGTCGATGGCAAGTTTGACGTGACCACCTTTCAGCCGCTCACACGGCTTGGATATCGTGACTATTCCGCGATCCGCGAGGTCTTTAGCCTGCAACGCCCCGGTGAATAG
- a CDS encoding GNAT family N-acetyltransferase — protein sequence MQQTAITLAQETADDWWEVEALYDLCFAPGRSALSSYRLREGVDPIGPLCLTARDANGILAGAVRNWPVLVGGQQAVLLGPIAVHPTRQGEGVAAVLMQRCLANARDLGWSRLMLVGDAPYYQRFGFERLDGVTMPPPTNPDRVLGIALSEGAWDSVTGMVTSLRD from the coding sequence ATGCAACAAACGGCAATCACATTGGCCCAGGAAACAGCGGATGACTGGTGGGAAGTTGAGGCGCTTTATGATCTTTGCTTTGCGCCGGGACGGTCTGCATTGTCGTCTTATCGCTTGCGCGAAGGTGTTGACCCGATTGGTCCGCTTTGTCTGACAGCACGGGATGCCAACGGGATTCTGGCCGGTGCGGTGCGCAACTGGCCTGTTTTGGTGGGGGGGCAACAGGCGGTCCTGCTTGGCCCAATCGCCGTTCACCCGACGCGACAGGGCGAGGGGGTGGCCGCTGTGCTCATGCAGCGCTGTTTGGCGAATGCGCGTGACTTGGGATGGTCGCGGTTGATGCTTGTGGGTGACGCGCCCTACTATCAACGTTTCGGGTTTGAACGGCTCGACGGTGTTACCATGCCCCCGCCAACGAACCCTGATCGTGTGCTGGGTATCGCTCTTTCTGAGGGTGCTTGGGATAGCGTGACGGGCATGGTCACATCGCTGCGCGATTGA
- a CDS encoding EcsC family protein: MNDKSATMKEINPSNPQPPLSDAARVEIAALAARQRKANGMLMTAINYVGGQVEDGLKMLPAGVRGQMDDLARTALRHSFDIASQSRKGRGQTIGSDRIHKILGTISGAFGGVGGLPTALAELPVATTVIFRAVHHVAVTYGEDPDAEETKVECLAVFGAGGPGSGDDGIDTAFIGARLSISGAAVNGLISKVAPKFAAVLSQKLATQAVPILGAAAGAGTNYAFVDYYVSMAHVHFGLRRLARIYGEQAVTDHFHAVLAAGKLPQT, translated from the coding sequence ATGAATGACAAAAGCGCCACGATGAAAGAGATCAATCCTTCGAACCCGCAACCACCGCTTAGCGATGCGGCACGGGTTGAAATTGCTGCTTTGGCCGCGCGTCAACGCAAGGCAAATGGCATGTTGATGACCGCAATCAACTATGTCGGCGGGCAGGTCGAAGACGGGCTCAAAATGCTGCCCGCAGGTGTCCGTGGCCAGATGGACGATCTGGCACGCACGGCATTGCGCCATAGTTTTGACATCGCAAGCCAGTCGCGCAAGGGGCGCGGGCAGACGATTGGCTCGGACCGTATTCACAAGATTTTGGGGACAATTTCAGGTGCCTTTGGTGGTGTTGGCGGTTTGCCAACCGCACTTGCCGAATTGCCCGTGGCAACCACTGTGATTTTCCGTGCCGTCCATCATGTGGCGGTGACTTACGGGGAAGATCCGGATGCGGAGGAAACCAAGGTTGAATGCCTTGCCGTCTTTGGTGCGGGCGGACCGGGGAGTGGCGATGACGGGATTGATACGGCCTTTATCGGTGCGCGGCTCAGTATCTCGGGTGCGGCTGTAAACGGGTTGATCAGCAAAGTGGCCCCGAAGTTTGCCGCTGTCCTGTCGCAAAAGCTGGCGACACAGGCGGTACCTATTTTGGGTGCCGCAGCGGGCGCAGGCACCAATTACGCCTTTGTCGATTACTACGTCTCGATGGCCCATGTGCATTTCGGGCTGCGCCGCTTGGCGCGCATTTATGGTGAACAGGCAGTCACGGATCATTTCCACGCGGTTCTGGCCGCAGGCAAGCTGCCTCAGACCTGA